In one Paenibacillus sp. JQZ6Y-1 genomic region, the following are encoded:
- the kdpB gene encoding potassium-transporting ATPase subunit KdpB produces MKNQASVMNRELITKALQQSFVKLNPLLMIKNPVMFVVEVGLVISILLIFAPNAFGESVSTGFNITVSLILLLTILFANFAEALAEGRGKAQADSLKKTKKEITAHKVDGDRIIEVPSTELRKGDIVKVTQGEMIPGDGEVIKGLASVDESAITGESAPVIKEAGGDFSAVTGGTMVISDEIIVRISSDPGESFMDRMISLVEGAERQKTPNEIALNTVLISLTIIFMMVVVTLPFMGKYLGINLAVPVLISLLVCLIPTTIGGLLSAIGIAGMDRVTRFNVLAMSGKAVEASGDINTIILDKTGTITYGNRMASEFVPTDGHTAEEVGQWAAISSAYDETPEGRSVLELMKKQGWTFDQDAPIGAEVIEFRAETRMSGLDLKNGHKVRKGAVDAVRNWVTAQGGTIPPSLQASNDKIASAGGTPLAVAVDNEIYGLIYLKDTVKAGMRERFEQMRSMGIKTIMCTGDNPLTAATIAREAGVDDYIAESTPEDKIAVIRREQALGKLVAMTGDGTNDAPALAQADVGIAMNSGTVAAKEAANMIDLDSDPSKIIEVVAIGKQLLMTRGSLTTFSIANDVAKYFAIIPAMFMVAIPQMQLLNVMNLHSPASAILSALIFNAIIIPILIPLAMKGVAYKPMSSTRLLRRNLLMYGVGGVIVPFIGIKLIDLIVQWFV; encoded by the coding sequence ATGAAAAATCAAGCTTCCGTGATGAACCGGGAACTGATAACCAAAGCATTACAGCAGTCGTTTGTGAAATTAAACCCACTGCTTATGATTAAAAATCCGGTCATGTTCGTCGTTGAAGTCGGGCTGGTGATCAGCATTTTGCTGATCTTCGCTCCAAACGCATTTGGCGAATCGGTATCGACCGGTTTCAATATTACCGTTTCTCTGATTCTGCTGCTGACCATATTGTTCGCCAACTTTGCCGAAGCACTGGCAGAAGGACGGGGTAAGGCACAAGCCGATTCACTCAAAAAAACAAAAAAAGAAATCACTGCCCATAAAGTAGACGGTGACCGCATCATCGAAGTTCCGTCCACCGAGCTGCGCAAAGGCGATATTGTCAAAGTCACACAGGGCGAAATGATTCCCGGCGACGGGGAAGTAATCAAAGGTCTAGCATCGGTCGATGAATCTGCTATTACAGGTGAATCTGCGCCAGTAATCAAGGAAGCCGGCGGCGACTTTAGCGCTGTTACTGGTGGTACGATGGTTATCAGTGACGAAATTATTGTTCGCATCAGCAGTGATCCGGGTGAATCGTTTATGGATCGTATGATTAGTCTGGTCGAAGGCGCGGAACGTCAGAAAACGCCGAATGAGATTGCGCTCAATACTGTACTGATCAGTCTCACCATTATCTTCATGATGGTTGTTGTTACATTGCCTTTCATGGGCAAATATCTTGGTATCAATCTAGCTGTACCTGTATTGATCTCCTTGCTGGTCTGTCTGATTCCAACCACCATCGGTGGTCTGCTCTCCGCCATCGGGATTGCCGGAATGGACAGGGTTACTCGCTTCAACGTATTGGCAATGTCCGGTAAAGCCGTAGAAGCATCCGGTGACATCAATACCATTATTCTTGATAAAACCGGTACAATTACTTACGGGAACCGCATGGCGAGTGAATTCGTTCCAACCGACGGTCATACTGCCGAGGAAGTTGGACAATGGGCAGCGATCAGCTCTGCCTACGATGAGACACCAGAAGGACGTTCCGTACTGGAATTGATGAAAAAGCAAGGCTGGACATTTGATCAGGATGCACCGATTGGTGCTGAGGTGATTGAGTTCAGAGCCGAAACTCGTATGAGTGGTCTGGATTTGAAAAATGGACATAAAGTACGTAAAGGTGCTGTCGATGCGGTGCGCAACTGGGTAACGGCACAGGGCGGAACCATTCCACCATCGCTGCAAGCGAGCAATGACAAAATCGCGTCTGCTGGTGGTACGCCGCTCGCTGTTGCGGTCGATAACGAAATTTACGGATTGATTTATTTAAAAGATACCGTCAAAGCGGGCATGCGCGAGCGTTTTGAGCAGATGCGCAGCATGGGGATCAAAACGATCATGTGTACCGGGGATAACCCACTGACCGCAGCAACTATCGCTCGCGAAGCAGGGGTTGACGATTATATCGCTGAAAGTACACCGGAAGATAAAATCGCTGTTATTCGCCGTGAACAAGCGCTAGGCAAGCTAGTCGCCATGACTGGTGATGGTACGAACGATGCGCCAGCACTGGCACAAGCAGACGTAGGGATTGCCATGAACAGTGGTACAGTGGCAGCGAAAGAAGCAGCGAATATGATTGACCTTGACTCTGATCCATCGAAGATTATCGAAGTGGTTGCGATTGGGAAACAGCTGCTTATGACTCGTGGTAGTCTGACGACCTTCAGTATCGCCAATGACGTTGCCAAATATTTTGCCATTATTCCAGCGATGTTCATGGTCGCTATTCCACAAATGCAGCTGTTGAACGTGATGAATCTACATTCACCAGCTTCGGCGATCTTGTCGGCGCTGATCTTCAATGCGATCATTATTCCGATTCTGATTCCGCTGGCGATGAAAGGGGTCGCTTATAAACCGATGAGTTCTACCCGACTGCTACGTCGCAATCTATTAATGTACGGAGTGGGCGGGGTTATCGTACCGTTTATCGGGATCAAGCTGATCGACCTTATTGTTCAGTGGTTCGTCTAA